In a single window of the Flavobacterium sp. W4I14 genome:
- a CDS encoding alkylresorcinol/alkylpyrone synthase (product_source=KO:K16167; cath_funfam=3.40.47.10; cog=COG3424; ko=KO:K16167; pfam=PF00195,PF02797; superfamily=53901), producing the protein MSVTVKAVSKALPEFWRSTDEILPFLDIWLRDQDDRFIRKVKKIFENAAVDKRYSIMSPEEVFSDLSFEERNNIYVREGIKLGAKCLETALEKANWQAQDLDYIITVSCTGIMIPSLDAYLINLLKLRQDIVRLPVTEMGCAAGVSGMIYAKNFLKANPGRRAAVVAVESPTATFQLNDFSMANIVSAAIFGDGAACALLSSNEEDSGPEILAEEMYHFYDAEEMMGFKLTNTGLQMVLDVAVPETITNHFPDIIHPFLSKNGLDINNINHLIFHPGGKKIIQIVEELFGQLGKNIDETKEVLRLYGNMSSATVLYVLEQIMDKKPMPGEKGLMLSFGPGFSAQRILLQW; encoded by the coding sequence ATGAGCGTAACCGTAAAAGCAGTAAGTAAAGCCTTGCCCGAATTCTGGAGGTCGACCGATGAGATTTTACCATTTCTAGATATTTGGCTAAGAGATCAGGATGATCGTTTTATCCGAAAGGTAAAAAAGATTTTTGAAAATGCCGCAGTAGATAAAAGATACTCGATCATGTCGCCCGAAGAAGTTTTTAGTGATTTAAGTTTTGAGGAGCGAAACAATATTTATGTAAGAGAAGGGATAAAGCTGGGTGCCAAATGTTTGGAAACCGCACTCGAAAAAGCCAACTGGCAAGCTCAGGATCTGGACTACATCATTACGGTGAGCTGCACGGGTATCATGATTCCTTCTTTAGATGCTTATCTGATCAATCTGCTCAAACTACGTCAAGACATTGTTCGCCTACCTGTAACCGAAATGGGCTGTGCCGCTGGTGTATCGGGCATGATTTATGCCAAGAATTTTCTGAAAGCAAATCCGGGTAGACGCGCAGCAGTTGTTGCGGTAGAATCACCGACAGCAACCTTTCAATTAAACGATTTTTCGATGGCCAACATTGTAAGTGCAGCAATATTTGGCGATGGTGCCGCCTGTGCACTGTTAAGTTCGAATGAAGAAGATAGTGGACCAGAAATTTTAGCTGAAGAAATGTACCATTTTTATGATGCTGAAGAGATGATGGGATTTAAACTTACCAATACCGGACTGCAAATGGTACTGGATGTAGCAGTTCCAGAAACCATTACCAATCATTTTCCAGATATTATTCATCCTTTTCTTTCCAAAAATGGCCTCGACATTAATAATATAAACCATTTGATCTTCCATCCAGGAGGGAAAAAGATTATCCAGATTGTTGAAGAATTATTTGGCCAGCTAGGCAAAAATATTGACGAAACAAAAGAAGTTTTAAGGCTTTACGGAAACATGAGCAGCGCAACAGTTCTCTATGTTTTAGAGCAGATTATGGATAAAAAGCCAATGCCCGGAGAAAAAGGACTAATGTTAAGCTTTGGTCCTGGATTTTCGGCACAGCGCATACTTTTACAATGGTAA
- a CDS encoding 2-polyprenyl-3-methyl-5-hydroxy-6-metoxy-1,4-benzoquinol methylase (product_source=COG2227; cath_funfam=3.40.50.150; cog=COG2227; pfam=PF13649; superfamily=53335), which produces MPVDTTYRSTAPEIMDDFAMEGEILRDALDKIASINRLLGGNKVTLEGIKSLINSKPKDEVIRITDIGCGNGDMLRTLADYANKQGLHFILKGIDANRFTIDHAQSLSKNYPNITYTCSDIFDDLSKTEPCDIMLCTLTLHHFKDEEIIDLLENFKRSATMGFVINDLQRSAVAYYLFKALCYMFRLNDMSREDGLVSILRGFKRADLLKYSKQLKLKSSSIKWKWAFRYQWIIKTI; this is translated from the coding sequence ATGCCAGTAGACACTACATATAGAAGTACAGCACCGGAGATTATGGATGACTTCGCTATGGAAGGTGAGATATTACGCGATGCACTGGATAAAATAGCAAGCATTAATCGGCTCCTTGGTGGGAATAAAGTTACACTAGAAGGAATTAAAAGCTTAATCAACAGCAAACCAAAGGACGAGGTTATTCGTATTACTGATATTGGTTGTGGAAATGGAGATATGTTGCGCACTTTGGCAGATTATGCAAATAAACAAGGTTTACATTTTATTTTAAAAGGAATAGATGCCAATAGGTTCACTATAGATCATGCGCAAAGTTTATCTAAAAACTATCCCAACATAACCTACACCTGTAGCGATATTTTTGATGATTTAAGTAAAACAGAACCTTGCGACATTATGCTTTGTACCTTAACTCTACATCATTTTAAAGATGAAGAAATTATTGATCTGCTTGAGAATTTTAAAAGATCGGCTACAATGGGTTTTGTAATAAACGACCTGCAAAGAAGTGCAGTGGCCTATTACCTGTTTAAAGCATTGTGTTATATGTTCCGTTTAAATGATATGTCTAGAGAAGACGGCTTAGTATCAATTCTTCGTGGGTTTAAAAGGGCAGATTTGCTTAAATACAGCAAACAATTAAAGCTAAAATCGAGTTCAATAAAATGGAAATGGGCATTCCGCTATCAATGGATAATTAAAACAATATGA
- a CDS encoding flavin-dependent dehydrogenase (product_source=COG0644; cath_funfam=3.50.50.60; cog=COG0644; ko=KO:K21401; pfam=PF01494; superfamily=51905) encodes MQAETEILIIGGGLAGLTAALHLNKAGLNVTLIEKDTYPHHKVCGEYISNEVLPYFESLGLDIENLAPTLISELLFTSLSGKSIKTKLPLGGFGLSRYTIDHYLYTELIRRKIDVIHDRVVQINFANNKFIVATAKNTFVAAYVIGAYGKRSAIDVKLNRNFINKQSPYLAVKAHYKADFPNNLVSLHNFEGGYCGVSKVENDRLNICYLANYENFKKHKNLLAFQENVLYKNRHLKAIFENSTSLFDAPLTISQISFEAKEPVYNHILMIGDTAGLIHPLCGNGMAMAIHSAKIVSELLHQRMEEKISSRAALEKAYTLHWNREFKSRLKMGSVLSSLLRNNKFENLAMNTLTKMPFLLPKIIKQTHGKPIKISS; translated from the coding sequence ATGCAGGCCGAAACAGAAATTTTAATTATTGGTGGTGGATTGGCAGGTTTAACAGCTGCACTTCACCTGAATAAGGCGGGTTTAAATGTTACGTTGATCGAAAAAGATACCTATCCCCACCATAAAGTCTGCGGCGAATATATTTCGAATGAAGTGCTTCCCTATTTTGAATCGCTCGGTCTGGATATTGAAAATCTTGCGCCTACATTAATCAGCGAACTGCTTTTCACTTCCCTTTCTGGCAAAAGCATAAAAACTAAATTACCCCTGGGCGGCTTTGGTTTAAGCAGATACACCATCGATCATTATCTCTATACCGAACTGATCAGGAGAAAAATAGACGTAATTCATGATCGCGTTGTACAGATCAACTTTGCCAATAATAAATTTATAGTGGCAACTGCTAAAAACACTTTTGTTGCAGCTTACGTTATTGGCGCTTATGGAAAAAGGTCGGCAATTGATGTTAAGCTAAATCGGAATTTCATTAACAAACAATCGCCATATCTGGCAGTTAAAGCACATTACAAAGCCGATTTCCCCAATAATTTAGTAAGCCTTCATAATTTTGAAGGTGGCTATTGTGGCGTCTCAAAGGTCGAAAATGATCGGTTAAATATCTGTTATCTGGCGAACTATGAAAATTTCAAAAAACACAAAAACCTGCTTGCCTTTCAGGAAAATGTACTTTATAAAAACAGGCACCTGAAGGCTATTTTCGAAAATTCCACCAGTTTATTCGATGCACCATTAACCATCAGCCAGATTTCTTTCGAAGCTAAAGAACCTGTATATAATCATATTTTAATGATTGGCGATACTGCCGGATTGATTCATCCACTTTGTGGGAATGGTATGGCCATGGCCATTCACAGTGCCAAAATTGTTTCAGAACTTTTGCATCAAAGGATGGAGGAAAAAATTAGTTCGCGCGCAGCATTGGAAAAAGCTTATACTTTACACTGGAACAGAGAATTTAAAAGCCGCTTAAAAATGGGCAGCGTATTATCTTCTTTGCTAAGGAACAATAAATTCGAAAATTTGGCCATGAATACGTTGACTAAAATGCCCTTTCTTCTCCCTAAAATAATTAAACAGACACATGGTAAACCGATCAAAATTTCATCATAA
- a CDS encoding sterol desaturase/sphingolipid hydroxylase (fatty acid hydroxylase superfamily) (product_source=COG3000; cog=COG3000; pfam=PF04116; superfamily=50729; transmembrane_helix_parts=Inside_1_12,TMhelix_13_35,Outside_36_54,TMhelix_55_74,Inside_75_80,TMhelix_81_100,Outside_101_114,TMhelix_115_134,Inside_135_153,TMhelix_154_176,Outside_177_185,TMhelix_186_203,Inside_204_257,TMhelix_258_280,Outside_281_379), translating into MSPNKRLVVGQGQISGYISIFLAVLALLGILCFHYPEKLTTPEFREIYTKNSMEALMLGGVIGCFFFSLLSLILSKKLKWAWPGFVLGALAVILGALSVEGRDVAKSGWHFGLDWMILDLLLMVAIFVPLELFFPKNNAQTKFHEEWRTDLTYFVISHLFIQFFGIVTQKPAVLFFGWIGLDKLHTWVQGLPFIVALFLAFFSTDLFQYWAHRFFHTRVSLWRFHSIHHSTQNMDWLAGSRTHFIDIFFTRAMTFIPLYVLGFSSTVFNVYIIFIAIHAVLIHANTRINFGPLKYIFTTPQYHHWHHCEDPKYYGHNFASIFPFIDMMFGTYYLPGKEWPAGTGVHEASYPKGFVKQSIYPFTKSPFDTDLNMEERSDR; encoded by the coding sequence ATGTCTCCGAACAAAAGATTAGTAGTTGGCCAAGGCCAGATCAGTGGATATATTTCTATTTTTTTAGCCGTATTGGCGCTTTTAGGCATTCTTTGTTTTCACTATCCAGAAAAGCTTACCACACCTGAATTCCGTGAAATATACACGAAAAACAGCATGGAAGCTTTAATGCTTGGCGGTGTTATAGGGTGTTTCTTCTTTTCATTACTGAGCTTAATCCTCAGCAAAAAACTAAAATGGGCCTGGCCTGGCTTTGTGCTTGGTGCTTTAGCTGTAATATTGGGTGCTTTGAGTGTAGAAGGTAGAGATGTAGCCAAATCGGGCTGGCATTTTGGCCTTGATTGGATGATTTTAGATCTGCTATTAATGGTTGCCATTTTTGTCCCTTTAGAATTGTTTTTCCCAAAAAATAATGCGCAAACCAAATTCCATGAAGAATGGCGTACCGATTTAACCTATTTTGTAATCAGTCACCTATTTATTCAGTTTTTTGGCATTGTAACCCAAAAACCTGCCGTATTATTTTTCGGTTGGATAGGTTTAGATAAATTGCACACCTGGGTACAGGGTCTCCCATTTATAGTGGCCTTGTTTTTGGCTTTTTTCAGTACCGATTTGTTTCAATACTGGGCACATCGTTTTTTCCATACCCGGGTATCCTTATGGCGTTTCCATTCCATACACCATTCAACACAAAATATGGACTGGCTGGCGGGAAGCCGTACCCATTTTATTGATATATTTTTCACCAGGGCAATGACTTTTATCCCGCTTTATGTTTTGGGCTTTTCATCTACCGTTTTCAATGTGTACATTATATTTATTGCGATACATGCGGTACTCATCCATGCCAACACCAGGATTAATTTTGGTCCGTTAAAATACATTTTCACTACACCGCAATATCACCATTGGCATCATTGCGAAGACCCTAAATATTATGGACATAACTTCGCCTCAATATTTCCCTTCATTGATATGATGTTTGGCACCTATTATTTACCTGGCAAAGAATGGCCAGCCGGAACGGGCGTACATGAAGCTTCGTATCCGAAAGGTTTTGTTAAACAATCCATTTATCCATTTACAAAAAGCCCTTTTGATACCGATTTGAATATGGAAGAAAGAAGTGATAGATAA
- a CDS encoding hypothetical protein (product_source=Hypo-rule applied; pfam=PF13715; superfamily=49464; transmembrane_helix_parts=Inside_1_6,TMhelix_7_24,Outside_25_385) translates to MSYHSKIIFSIVIGCFFISPRALAQQLIKGQVVNEANKGIASVSIYNKQKLIALSDPEGNFSFRIDSLNKGQSLSFSSVGYEGHSVKVDERSSTSDLMVKLKDKYTKLEDVHIYAANFASALIKNAVAHLADTGVVSEKLLCRQYMVKDGKYYSYAEGLFNLHTDEYKNDIRLQLEGLRRLKELKKTGGVKINYAVDLRIELKSYFVNNLNDNMLSEDNDYEIEGQIEYEGTKCYKISFKRKRNALYKRKNGWVYITVDKHLIKGMESNIATINKSMIWINRQNYTIDNGLSKLSSTYLKCNVVAGLFSEGEPSAEMELIFLENIDPELKNSNNYSTLKLRQDFYQYPKKNNAEFWAVLYQKHNLKIPETIVETYKSDKDILEQF, encoded by the coding sequence ATGTCATATCACTCAAAAATCATATTCTCAATCGTAATAGGCTGCTTTTTCATCTCTCCGCGCGCCTTGGCGCAACAGCTTATTAAAGGACAAGTGGTTAACGAAGCCAATAAAGGTATCGCATCCGTATCGATTTATAATAAGCAGAAATTAATTGCCCTGAGCGATCCTGAAGGAAACTTCAGCTTTAGAATAGATTCCTTAAATAAAGGTCAATCGCTTTCTTTCAGTTCAGTGGGTTACGAAGGCCATTCAGTTAAAGTTGATGAGCGCAGCAGTACAAGTGACCTCATGGTTAAGCTAAAAGACAAATACACTAAATTAGAAGATGTGCATATTTATGCTGCCAATTTTGCTTCTGCCTTAATTAAAAATGCGGTCGCGCACCTTGCCGATACCGGTGTGGTGAGTGAAAAATTGTTGTGTAGACAGTATATGGTAAAGGATGGCAAATATTATAGTTATGCCGAAGGATTATTTAACCTTCATACCGATGAATATAAAAACGATATCAGGTTACAGCTTGAGGGACTAAGAAGGCTTAAGGAGCTCAAAAAAACAGGAGGTGTGAAGATCAATTACGCTGTTGATTTAAGAATTGAGCTTAAATCTTATTTTGTAAATAATCTTAACGATAATATGCTCAGTGAGGATAATGATTATGAAATTGAAGGACAGATTGAATATGAAGGGACAAAATGTTACAAGATCTCTTTCAAAAGAAAAAGAAATGCATTGTACAAACGCAAGAATGGCTGGGTTTATATCACGGTAGATAAACACCTGATTAAAGGAATGGAAAGTAATATCGCTACGATAAACAAAAGCATGATTTGGATAAACAGGCAAAACTATACTATCGATAATGGTTTGTCGAAGTTATCTTCAACTTATTTAAAGTGTAATGTAGTGGCCGGGCTATTTTCGGAAGGAGAACCTTCAGCAGAGATGGAACTGATTTTTCTGGAAAATATTGATCCGGAACTAAAAAACAGCAACAACTATTCTACCCTAAAACTTAGACAGGATTTTTATCAGTATCCTAAAAAGAACAATGCCGAATTTTGGGCAGTACTTTATCAAAAGCATAACTTAAAGATTCCGGAGACAATTGTCGAAACCTATAAATCGGATAAAGATATTTTGGAACAATTTTAA
- a CDS encoding tetraacyldisaccharide 4'-kinase (product_source=KO:K00912; cath_funfam=3.40.50.300; cog=COG1663; ko=KO:K00912; pfam=PF02606; superfamily=52540; tigrfam=TIGR00682; transmembrane_helix_parts=Inside_1_4,TMhelix_5_23,Outside_24_353): MLLNYLRLLLLPFSIIYGMAILLRKKLYDWGLMRSVKFDLPVICVGNLAVGGSGKTPTTEYLVKLLTDYKIAILSRGYGRKTKGFIVADGAATAETIGDEPLQYHQKFAGVTVAVCEDRVNGIKKLEENHDLVILDDAFQHRAVRAGFNILLFEFRKLGTLQFLLPAGNLRDVFSSRKRGDVLLVTKSPVPLLHVAQQAAINELQPNANQPVLHSYLKYGDLIHLYDNKSLTLESIKDFEIFLLTGIANPAPLIEELEKYTKTIKHEEFRDHYAFKIDDIKKFKSVFMASTKKDKIIITTEKDSKRLRATGFEDLLVDLPVYYLPIEVELFEEDKITFDELILNYVKSNRRNR, from the coding sequence ATGCTACTTAACTATCTACGCCTGTTACTACTTCCTTTTTCGATCATTTATGGAATGGCTATTCTACTCCGTAAAAAACTTTATGATTGGGGATTGATGCGATCTGTAAAGTTCGATTTGCCAGTAATCTGTGTAGGCAATTTAGCCGTTGGCGGATCGGGCAAAACACCAACAACAGAATATTTAGTGAAGTTGCTGACCGATTATAAAATAGCCATACTAAGCAGGGGATATGGCCGGAAAACGAAAGGTTTTATTGTTGCCGATGGCGCTGCAACGGCCGAAACGATAGGGGATGAGCCATTACAGTACCATCAAAAATTTGCAGGTGTTACCGTTGCCGTTTGCGAGGACCGGGTAAATGGGATTAAAAAATTGGAAGAGAATCATGATTTAGTTATCCTTGATGATGCCTTTCAGCACCGCGCGGTAAGGGCAGGTTTTAATATTCTGCTTTTCGAATTTAGAAAGTTGGGTACTTTGCAGTTTTTATTGCCAGCCGGAAATTTAAGGGATGTTTTCTCCTCGCGTAAAAGGGGCGATGTGTTATTGGTTACGAAATCGCCAGTTCCCCTGTTACATGTTGCCCAGCAGGCCGCTATAAATGAACTGCAACCAAATGCCAATCAACCAGTATTACATTCTTATTTAAAGTATGGCGATCTTATTCATTTATATGATAACAAAAGCCTTACGCTCGAGTCGATTAAAGATTTCGAAATTTTCCTGCTTACAGGAATTGCAAATCCCGCTCCATTAATAGAAGAGCTTGAAAAATATACCAAAACCATTAAACACGAAGAATTTCGGGATCATTATGCTTTTAAAATTGATGATATTAAGAAGTTTAAATCGGTTTTTATGGCCAGTACTAAAAAAGATAAAATCATTATCACAACAGAAAAGGATAGCAAGCGTTTAAGAGCTACCGGATTTGAAGATTTACTGGTAGATTTACCTGTATATTATTTACCCATAGAGGTTGAATTATTTGAAGAAGATAAGATTACCTTTGACGAACTCATTTTAAACTATGTTAAGAGCAATAGAAGAAACCGTTGA
- a CDS encoding purine-nucleoside phosphorylase (product_source=KO:K03783; cath_funfam=3.40.50.1580; cog=COG0005; ko=KO:K03783; pfam=PF01048; superfamily=53167; tigrfam=TIGR01700) — protein MLRAIEETVEYIKRKTENFKPEIGIILGTGLGGLVKEIEVEHQLMYSNIPNFPISTLEFHSGKLIFGTLNGKKIIAMQGRLHYYEGYSMQQITFPVRVMKGLGIENLIVSNAAGSLNPEFKKGDLMIIEDHINLQPDNPLRGLIESELGPRFPDMSQPYKRDIIAKALEIAKDVDINCHKGVYVAVSGPNLETKAEYKYLRLIGADAVGMSTVPEVIVANHAGLPVFAISVLTDEGFPEDLQPFNLEEILAAAAKAEPKMTEILTRLISEL, from the coding sequence ATGTTAAGAGCAATAGAAGAAACCGTTGAATATATAAAACGTAAAACAGAGAACTTTAAGCCAGAAATAGGGATTATTTTAGGTACTGGCTTGGGTGGCTTGGTAAAAGAAATCGAAGTTGAGCATCAATTGATGTATTCTAATATTCCAAATTTTCCAATTTCTACTTTAGAATTTCATAGTGGGAAACTGATTTTTGGAACATTAAACGGAAAGAAAATTATTGCTATGCAAGGGCGCCTACATTATTATGAAGGATACAGCATGCAACAGATTACCTTCCCGGTTAGGGTAATGAAAGGTTTGGGTATAGAGAACTTAATTGTATCTAATGCCGCGGGCTCGTTAAATCCTGAGTTTAAAAAGGGCGATTTAATGATTATCGAAGATCATATTAATTTGCAGCCAGATAACCCATTGCGTGGTTTAATTGAAAGTGAACTGGGTCCCCGTTTCCCGGATATGAGCCAGCCATATAAACGCGATATCATAGCTAAAGCGCTTGAAATAGCTAAAGATGTGGATATTAACTGTCATAAAGGGGTATACGTTGCCGTTTCCGGACCGAATTTAGAAACCAAAGCGGAGTATAAATACCTGCGTTTAATTGGCGCTGATGCTGTTGGCATGAGTACCGTGCCAGAGGTTATTGTTGCCAATCACGCTGGTTTACCTGTTTTTGCCATCTCCGTGTTAACGGATGAGGGTTTTCCGGAAGATCTGCAACCTTTTAATTTAGAAGAAATTTTAGCAGCAGCAGCTAAAGCCGAGCCTAAAATGACAGAGATTTTAACCCGCTTAATTTCTGAACTATAA
- a CDS encoding hypothetical protein (product_source=Hypo-rule applied; cleavage_site_network=SignalP-noTM; pfam=PF14121; superfamily=56935), with amino-acid sequence MHKVVKICFFFLLLLGINKAFAQDLKTSVGTNKELDSVRKKLDSGKDSVVFTAKYIRFTKLSLTKDSIVLLPLDTSTTNIQNYSPLLQPLHPTINNGNMGLAARPLLYEPSKRIGFDAGFHSLDYYALTPEDIIYYQARTPFTSLYFVSAGQKEQLFRAIHTQNIKKNWNVGVNFNRGDSRGFYARQRGDNLNVAVFSWYQSPSKRYNMWASAIFNTMRAYENGSTVATGLFDPNYSKIAREAEPVNLSDSRNLYRKNTVFLKQTYYVGRIDTSANVNNAVLPTNKVSYTFEYNNDSFDFYKNGTDVNNVLPPGIASTIFTNDSTHVQHIKNEFIYSFFLRPKNSSVIKNELKVDAGIRHDYYKHEYFGIKQDATNYERSRFAYQNITILGAAGYRFSNNIDFNLDVQQILQGENAGDYLYEAKSKILLGKTIGRIELGAYLQNQSPAAIFNYYHGNHYQWTNSDFKNIKIANLSFNYINDKYGFTAGAKYFLTSNYVYFAADHTNGTNAILPKQATADISLIRLDVSKKSRFGKFVMENYIAYQKTDKNAVLRTPELYTYNSIYFDNTFFKVLKANVGFDVRYNSEYANYLYSPATAQFYIDERNPTNLASKPVIDVFFKANLKRANIFVKYDFVNQGLFQPGYYTVNRYPMQDALLKFGVSWNFYD; translated from the coding sequence ATGCATAAAGTCGTTAAAATCTGTTTTTTTTTCTTACTGCTGTTAGGCATTAACAAAGCCTTTGCGCAAGATTTAAAAACAAGTGTGGGTACCAACAAGGAATTGGATTCTGTTCGGAAGAAACTAGACTCGGGAAAGGATTCTGTCGTTTTTACCGCAAAATATATCAGGTTTACCAAGCTATCGTTAACTAAAGACAGTATTGTGCTGTTACCTTTAGATACCTCAACTACAAATATCCAGAATTACAGCCCACTATTACAGCCCTTGCACCCAACCATAAACAATGGCAACATGGGCTTGGCAGCCAGACCTTTATTGTACGAACCAAGTAAAAGGATTGGCTTTGACGCAGGATTTCATTCCCTTGATTATTATGCTTTAACGCCAGAAGATATTATTTACTATCAGGCCAGAACCCCTTTTACCAGCTTGTATTTTGTTAGTGCCGGACAAAAAGAGCAACTTTTTAGAGCTATCCACACACAGAATATAAAAAAAAACTGGAACGTCGGGGTTAATTTTAACCGTGGCGATTCTAGAGGTTTTTACGCCAGACAGCGTGGCGATAATTTGAATGTTGCCGTATTTTCATGGTACCAGTCGCCAAGCAAACGTTATAATATGTGGGCATCGGCAATTTTTAATACCATGCGTGCCTACGAGAATGGTTCTACAGTAGCTACAGGTTTATTCGATCCTAATTATTCTAAAATTGCAAGAGAGGCAGAACCGGTAAATTTATCAGACTCAAGAAATTTGTACCGTAAAAATACCGTTTTCTTAAAGCAAACTTATTATGTAGGCAGGATAGATACCTCTGCAAATGTTAACAATGCTGTTTTACCAACCAACAAGGTTTCGTATACGTTTGAGTATAATAATGACAGTTTCGATTTTTACAAAAATGGAACGGATGTTAATAATGTTCTACCTCCTGGAATTGCGAGCACAATATTCACGAATGATTCGACCCATGTCCAACATATTAAAAATGAGTTTATTTATAGTTTCTTTTTAAGGCCAAAAAATAGTTCGGTTATTAAAAATGAATTGAAGGTAGATGCGGGTATAAGGCACGATTATTACAAGCATGAATATTTTGGCATAAAACAAGATGCAACCAATTACGAGCGCAGTAGGTTTGCTTATCAAAACATTACCATTTTAGGTGCAGCGGGCTATCGGTTCTCTAACAATATCGATTTCAATTTAGATGTACAGCAAATTTTGCAAGGTGAAAATGCAGGCGATTATTTATACGAGGCAAAAAGTAAAATCCTTTTAGGTAAAACCATAGGAAGGATTGAGTTGGGTGCCTATTTACAAAATCAATCGCCAGCGGCTATTTTTAATTACTATCATGGCAACCATTACCAATGGACAAACAGCGATTTTAAGAACATTAAAATTGCCAACTTATCATTTAACTATATCAATGATAAGTATGGTTTTACTGCCGGGGCCAAATATTTCTTAACCAGTAACTATGTTTATTTTGCTGCCGACCATACCAATGGTACCAATGCCATTTTACCAAAACAGGCTACTGCCGATATTAGCTTAATCAGGTTGGATGTATCAAAGAAATCGAGGTTTGGCAAGTTTGTGATGGAAAATTATATCGCTTATCAAAAAACAGATAAAAATGCTGTGTTAAGAACACCCGAACTTTATACTTATAACAGTATTTATTTTGATAATACTTTTTTCAAAGTATTAAAGGCTAATGTGGGATTTGATGTGAGGTACAATTCTGAATATGCAAACTACTTATATTCACCTGCAACAGCGCAGTTTTATATTGATGAGCGCAATCCAACAAATCTGGCTTCAAAACCAGTAATTGATGTTTTTTTTAAGGCAAATTTAAAAAGGGCCAATATTTTTGTTAAATACGATTTTGTAAATCAGGGTTTGTTTCAACCAGGTTATTACACTGTAAACAGGTACCCCATGCAAGATGCCTTATTAAAATTTGGGGTAAGCTGGAACTTTTACGACTAA